In the Primulina eburnea isolate SZY01 chromosome 15, ASM2296580v1, whole genome shotgun sequence genome, ACTTTAAAATTTAGAGCTAGCTCAAaaaaagttcaaatttatgttcaaAGTTTTTTGAACTCGAGCTTGATAATgggtttataataaatttttttggttTGGTATCAACAACTTTTTAGCATTAtctatttcaaatttttggaaagATCAATGGCGGTGTTCTTTTAATGGAACCAAGCATGTAATGATGTTAAACTCTATTTCATCAATAGAATAAGAGTAAATTTAAACTCATGACACCTGGAGATCTGCTTTTGATTTAGACTGGTTCTTCTTCataatttttccaaaaattttAACAGTACAATCTACGCTTAATCAATTAGAGGAAGGAGATATTACTGTTTCATCTCAATAACACCATAATCAAGGAGTCTAACACCTAAAGAAATCCATTTAAAGTATTAATGAAAACTAAGTCCGAATAAGACATTTCTGTATTTAGCTTCTCTTTTTATTAACAATTCCAAGCCACAGTAAACACAAGTTCTTCATTTGTAAGATTTGcacattaattaaaattaactaACAAGTGCACATTCTCAACAATTCTTGGAAACACACAACAAACTTGGGTATGACATGCAGCAATTTGTAAGGCGATACCATTAGATAAGTCTCACCAATTTAAGCTTGCACAGTTCTCTACGAGCAATTCTTGCTCTCTAGGCACATTTGAGTACCAATTGCTGCAATCTTCAACCGGCAGCGACCCAAGTATCCTCGCCAAGGACTCTGGAATCAGTGTCATCACAGAGGGCCCACTAATTAGCAAACGACGGTTTAAGACCATACAATGAACAAAAATTTCTGGTTCACAGAAAAAGACAAATTACACTGATAAATAAACAGAAGTTTGACCGTTGGAAAATATATCAGCTCAGTTTACCGATACTTTTAATATTCTGAAAATTATTAAAAGCTGTGTATATTTCATAGTTTTATATCAAGAGTAAATCAATACTAACTTCTCCCCAAATTCCCTGTTTTGTTCATGAACATCAAGGCAGACATTGGCGAGCTAAAAATATAGCTCTGCTCTGgactgaaattttaaaatataaattttttaatattttaaatcgatCTAACTggactaatatcatattatttcaaaattatacaaaatttacatatatattttttaaaaaaatattgggtCACCCTCACTTTAACCAGGGTAAATAACCACGTGACTCCACCTCTGAAGGCAGAGGGAATGGAAAATAACTCTAATTTCTTATTTTCTAGTTGTTATGGGTACAAGTACGGTaaattttgtaaaataaataccAACTATTTATTAAAGAAATAACGTTTTCAAGTGTATTTGAATCGCATGTGAAGATATCATTTTCTCAAATAAATAGTTGATcgaaattaaaaaaacaaaatatccaAGCACGAACCTGAACCTAATCTTTTTGGGACGAGTACGAGATTAACCACCCGGATATTGGGTTGAGTATGAGTATTAAATTTAATATCCAAACATGTACGTGTAGGACAACGAGTTCTATTGAACCCTAGATATTATTAGTTCGGGGATAATTAGTCTTATTATCCCTAccttgattattattttttagttcAATGGCTTTAATGCTAGGAAAACATTCCTCTTTTCTAAGTTCTAAAATTTTCACCTTCCCAGACTcgaattattttgtttaatcgTTAAACTATTTTGTTTAATTTGTTAACAATACTGTTTAATATTTGGTAAATTTATTAGTTAATTAGAgatgtcaaaaaaaaaattgaaataattttGATGGGTTTGACGACTTTGTGATAATATGAGTTAAGATTTAAATCATCTTAAACAAGTCAGGTGGTCCTGACCCCTATAAGAAAAGCTAGCAGTAGATCTGGTATAATGCACACCGATCTTCCAAGGACCTGACTCCGGTTGTTTCAGATACAAACCGGTCTGTTTATATGTGTGTAACCCGATATGTTCTCATGCATCTATATTACCATAATCGATTACCAAATTACTAAAGAAAATATTATCAGGTTATGTTTGGattgatgaatttcaaatgaagTCATGTGTACTTGTGTTGTTTATAGAAGTGGATTATAAATATTCAAAACCATAATCGTTTATACATACATTAAGATGAATTTCATTTCATACTAGTTCATTGAAATACTTCTACTTTGTTAGTGACGTTAAATAAACACGTGGAGATTTGACAAAAAAACTATAATCAATTATTCAGCCTCTCCCAAATGCCCAGAATTCTTCCAAAATCTATTTGAAAACAGTTTACAGAAAACTGTCACTTTCCAAATACTCCAACAATCCATAATTtgatgattaaaaaaatatttgttctAGTTTTGGGTTTGCATTGGACGCTCCTTACAATTTGCAGGCATAGTCACTTAATTTAATTTCCAGGCATTAAAATACAATGAATGTAATAGCATTCTGCTGATATATTAAATTGAAACACCAGCAAATAATTATCACACCACAGCTCCCATTTTTTGCTTAAAATGGATGGACACCTAAGTATTATAACAGGTGATATCAACAGATATGATCTCCTGCAATTTTATCTGATATTGTAAAACCAACCTTGTGCAACCGTTTTCCAAGAAAGATTATATTTTCCTTTTTTCCTGCAAAATGGAAAATCATGTTCATGCATGGTTGTCTATggtctaaatttaattatactaATATTGCTATCCTCCAACGATATTCTGACGTGTGGCATGCAGTCTCATGGATCtattcatgaaaaataatatttttaagtaTAAAATGTAATGTTTTTTCGTGAATCACTCGTGAGATGGTCTTATCAATATTTGTGTAGTCATTTTCACTTGTtccaaaaaataaatatccataaaaaaaatcatgggATACACTTGTCACTTAGGAAGAGAATGAATCTTCTTTCTCAAACGACCAAAAATATTCAGATTTTCAAATAGATTGTTATAGAATTTAAGTTATATTGTTGGTATAGTTCTCacattttattgttttttttttttttgataactCTCACATTTTATTGTGGCTATGATATAAAATTTGTCGACACCtccaaaataatatttaatagaATTAGGCTCCATTTTTCATACAAAAACGTGAACATCTGAAATATGGGGTCCCTTTTCACGAGTTACTTTTGACACAATACAATTGAAAATGATTCGAGCaagcaaataaataaaattagagtcttttatataaaataaaaatcaaacatCATATAAcagattaaattaaattaaattacctCGACGGAGGAGAATGATGCGAAATCGAAACCGAAATCGAAAAGTATATAAAAAaagtatttatatttaaattcatataaaaaatattgccGATGTTTGCTCACGATCTCTAGCTAGCTTGTCCGAGCTCTGCCGATAGAGGGGCTAGTTGCCTAAGACAAACCTTTTGAAGGACTACTTCTGCTGGTGTCGGTATGTGCCTGCAGGTGGAGCGCATCTGAACTAATATTTGTCATTCAAAATGAAAGATTTTGCGTGGACCACTTTTTCAAGCGTCTACCCAAGAAAATAAAGATGCAAAGGGTTAATTTCATTAGTTCAAAGTTTTTTTCTAAAAGAAATTGCATTTGCACTTTTTTTGCGAAAATTGTAAATTAATGGTTTTTAAAACCATATATTTGTTGaaaatcagacataaaactCTTTGTAGATATGGCAaatatgtttaatttttttttaaaaagaagagGGATAAATAAAAGATTATTGATTTTATAAAGGGAGTGTTGTCCTTCTTTGGGATTTGCTCCTTTTCCTAATAATGGTTTTCACTTTTCATGTGCCTAGATGGATTTAAATTCCTCTACTTGTGATTTTGCATGTCCCTCACGCATGTCTTATAAATAGCAGCATGTGTCTCCATACTCTTTTTTGTCTTCATTTTCAACACAATAATTGACCTTGAATAAATCTCGAGAGGCCACAATTATTGTTCAACAaagaggaaagaaagaaaagaaaaagaaagtgGAAGGATGGGCAGTTCTCACACCAAAGACCAGTGCAACCCGAGTGAAAAGGTGGTGGAAAGTTTGAAAAACAAAGTGAGGCTTCTCCAAGGGGAGATCAACGAGATGATGAGCATTAGAGAGAGTGAATACCGATCTTACGAGAGCAAATCGATCTTTTTCGAGCTCAAGCAAGCGGAGTGGAAGAGGGATAGGAGAAGACTGAAAGCGGAGCTGAAGAGACTGAGAATGGCTTGTGAAGAAAAGGAAGAGATGAGGTTGGAATGCATGGGAAACAAGGGTGATGAATGTGAGAGTGGTTGGCAAATGGGGAGGGATGAAACTGTGGAGAAATGGAAACAGCTCTATCTTGCAGTCAAGATTGAGCTTGATGATCTTATCCAGAGGACTCGTAGAGGTAATATTACTTGGAATGAATGATTTTGCAGCAAATCTAGTTCCCATATTTTTACTTACACTGTCCcaaatacaattaaaataacactGATATTGCTCAAAATACACAGCTGAATCAAAAAACTTCCTCGACTTATCTACGTTCTTGTTTTCTGATTAGAAGAAAGAATGGGTTGGAAAACAGAGGAAGAAGACATGTTGACGGAGTTGAAGAAGGAACTTAGATCCCAAGAAGAGAAAATTGAGATTCTACAAGCAAAGCTAATATCAATGGAGGATCAAGAATCCATGAGGGAGAGGGAGATGGACATACTAAGACAGAGCTTGAGAATTATGAGGCACAAGAAGATAGCAACCACCTCGGCCAGAGGTCAATCGAGAGATTCAGACATATGAAAATGTGCTATTCTGTGCTAATCAAAAGTTAATTTTCTTGATATTGCCTTAATTGTTCTGTTAAGGTCTCTTGTTCAGGTTATTTTGCCACTAAATCGTTTTTTACTTGTGCACCTCCGCAAGTCGGACCAAGAATTCAAGATATTGAGTATCCGCAGAAGAATATAAATTCTCTTAGATGTTATCTTCTGTTAGCTTCATTTTTTTAGATTAAtttgtcaaaaaaaaataaaaattaattggaAAATATATTTAGttgaatatatattttgattgttgaAAATATTATTAAGATAAAAAGGTATTATCTTGGTTGATAAGAGAAGATAATACGCAATAGTTTGAAAGAGTTTGTCAGTCTCAGATATTATGGAGTTCTCTATATATTAGACTTCCTATTCATTTTGACGATTTCCGAGATTGGCCATGTGTGGTTGAGGGAGATGGATGAGATTTTAATGTCAAATATTTTAGAGCTGATTTGTTATTAGTTGCTTTCATGTACGATAttcattcaaatattttttgagaGAAGAAGGTGAGTTCTCAAGAGTGAGCTATATTTCTTGCATAGAGCATATTTTATGTAATGAGCTTGTCAGGTTAGTTGGGCGTGAAATTAACGAGCCAAAACGAATCTGTTCATTCCGCATTGCATTAAACATCGTCACTTTTATTATTCTGTTGTGAGAGATTTTCTATTGTTGAATGTGCACAAGGATTCACTCACTGATGATTCATTCCTCGAGAGACGAAAGTTGATAAATAGCTAATTCGACGTAGCTAGCCTCTCTAGAAGGGGGATTAAGGAACGAGAAAACTAAGAAAtatatatgaatgaatacaagtGTAAGTTTATTTCCTATTTATATCATCAACAGTTACAACTAGCTAGTATAACTGTTATTCCCATGAGCTATTTTAACATCCCTATAAAACTAGTGATgccttctttttctttggcaTCATCCTCTCGCTCCACAATTGTATCAAATGTGAC is a window encoding:
- the LOC140814403 gene encoding uncharacterized protein isoform X1, with amino-acid sequence MGSSHTKDQCNPSEKVVESLKNKVRLLQGEINEMMSIRESEYRSYESKSIFFELKQAEWKRDRRRLKAELKRLRMACEEKEEMRLECMGNKGDECESGWQMGRDETVEKWKQLYLAVKIELDDLIQRTRREERMGWKTEEEDMLTELKKELRSQEEKIEILQAKLISMEDQESMREREMDILRQSLRIMRHKKIATTSARGQSRDSDI
- the LOC140814403 gene encoding uncharacterized protein isoform X2 encodes the protein MGSSHTKDQCNPSEKVVESLKNKVRLLQGEINEMMSIRESEYRSYESKSIFFELKQAEWKRDRRRLKAELKRLRMACEEKEEMRLECMGNKGDECESGWQMGRDETVEKWKQLYLAVKIELDDLIQRTRRERMGWKTEEEDMLTELKKELRSQEEKIEILQAKLISMEDQESMREREMDILRQSLRIMRHKKIATTSARGQSRDSDI